Proteins encoded together in one Sulfuricurvum sp. window:
- a CDS encoding type IV pilus twitching motility protein PilT, whose translation MNSALDIYKLLKSVVAYKASDLHLVSRSEPQIRIDGRLVALNLPVLDGREIEEMGYSLLTEKQKKMFEENNELDFSIVIPDVGRFRANYYRTMDDIACAFRIIPVIIPSLDDLNAKKIFKEIIKREKGLILVTGPTGSGKSTTLAAMLNEINMTEARHIITVEDPVEFVHTNKKSLFSHRNIGTDTKSFSAALKYAMREDPDVILIGEMRDRETISAALTAAETGHLVFGTLHTNSAPQTINRIIDVFSGDEQPQVRAQLSTSLIAVIAQALLPKIGGGRIAAQEVMITNPAIANLIREDKVHQLYSQMQLNQQGTSMTTQTQEIIEFLRKKIVSKDIALQYSNKPDELLRLISSM comes from the coding sequence ATGAATTCAGCATTAGATATTTATAAACTCCTCAAAAGTGTTGTCGCCTACAAAGCGTCCGATCTCCATTTGGTCAGTCGTTCTGAACCGCAAATTCGTATTGATGGCCGTCTTGTTGCTCTTAACCTCCCTGTTCTTGACGGTCGGGAAATTGAAGAAATGGGATATTCTCTTCTTACTGAAAAACAGAAAAAAATGTTTGAAGAGAATAATGAACTTGACTTTTCAATCGTTATTCCCGATGTAGGCCGATTCCGTGCCAACTATTATCGAACCATGGACGATATCGCCTGCGCATTTCGTATCATTCCCGTTATCATCCCATCCCTTGATGATTTGAACGCGAAAAAAATCTTTAAAGAGATCATCAAACGAGAAAAAGGGCTTATTCTCGTTACCGGTCCGACCGGAAGCGGTAAATCGACCACATTGGCAGCCATGCTCAATGAGATCAATATGACTGAAGCACGTCATATCATTACCGTTGAAGATCCTGTCGAGTTTGTCCATACCAATAAAAAATCGCTCTTTTCCCATCGTAATATCGGTACCGATACAAAAAGTTTCTCTGCTGCATTAAAATACGCGATGCGTGAAGACCCGGATGTTATTCTCATCGGGGAGATGCGTGACCGTGAAACCATTTCTGCAGCACTCACGGCTGCGGAAACAGGGCATTTGGTTTTTGGAACTCTCCATACCAATTCGGCACCGCAAACGATCAACCGTATCATCGACGTATTTTCCGGAGATGAACAGCCGCAAGTCCGCGCACAGCTTTCAACTTCCCTCATCGCCGTAATCGCACAAGCTCTTTTACCGAAAATCGGAGGAGGACGTATCGCGGCACAAGAAGTCATGATCACGAATCCTGCAATTGCCAACTTGATCCGTGAAGACAAAGTACATCAGCTTTATTCTCAAATGCAGTTAAATCAGCAAGGTACGAGCATGACGACTCAGACACAAGAGATCATTGAATTCCTTCGTAAAA